In the Leptospira sp. WS4.C2 genome, one interval contains:
- a CDS encoding SDR family oxidoreductase gives MKTINSELPVVVTGGSGYIASWIVKYLLEDGKSVRTTVRSLKDTKKIEHLLELQNKFKDKLTLFEADLLKEGSFDKAIEGAELVIHTASPFFVAGIKNAQKQLVDPALQGTRNILGACNRISSVKRVVLTSSVAAIHSDNIDSLKVPNNTFTEEHWNTTSNLIHQPYAYSKTLAEKEAWEIQKQQTRWDLVVINPSFVMGPSLSKRLDGTSVEFMKNMLKGVFRTGVPDTKMGFVDVRDVAKAHILAGFTPSAKGRHITSAEVMPMLGVAKIIKEKFGKRYSVPTGNLPKALVYVIGPFFGLSWGYTKNNIGQPLNYNHEFSKTDLSLTYRPLTETFVDHVNQMESSGLL, from the coding sequence ATGAAAACAATCAACTCAGAGTTGCCCGTTGTTGTAACGGGAGGATCCGGATACATTGCCTCTTGGATCGTTAAGTATCTGTTAGAAGATGGAAAATCAGTGCGAACTACCGTGCGTAGTTTAAAAGATACGAAAAAAATTGAACATCTACTGGAATTACAAAACAAGTTTAAAGACAAACTCACATTATTCGAAGCTGATTTATTAAAAGAAGGAAGTTTTGATAAAGCGATAGAAGGTGCTGAACTCGTGATTCATACAGCTTCTCCCTTTTTTGTGGCAGGAATTAAAAACGCGCAGAAACAACTCGTTGATCCCGCACTTCAAGGAACAAGGAATATTCTGGGCGCATGCAATCGCATTTCTTCTGTTAAACGAGTTGTGTTAACGTCGAGTGTTGCAGCCATTCACAGCGACAATATCGATTCCTTAAAAGTTCCAAACAATACCTTTACCGAAGAACATTGGAATACGACAAGTAACCTCATCCACCAACCCTATGCTTACTCAAAGACTTTGGCTGAAAAAGAAGCTTGGGAGATTCAAAAACAACAAACACGTTGGGATTTAGTTGTGATCAATCCTTCTTTTGTGATGGGCCCTTCTCTTTCCAAACGACTTGATGGAACTAGTGTTGAGTTTATGAAAAATATGTTGAAGGGAGTATTTCGTACAGGTGTTCCCGATACGAAGATGGGATTTGTGGATGTGAGAGATGTGGCAAAGGCACATATCTTAGCAGGATTTACTCCGAGTGCAAAAGGAAGGCATATCACATCAGCCGAAGTCATGCCAATGTTAGGTGTTGCAAAGATCATTAAAGAAAAGTTTGGTAAACGTTATTCGGTTCCGACTGGCAATCTTCCTAAGGCACTTGTGTATGTGATTGGGCCTTTCTTTGGATTGAGTTGGGGTTATACAAAAAATAATATTGGCCAACCATTGAACTATAATCATGAGTTTAGCAAAACCGATTTGAGCTTAACCTACCGTCCACTGACTGAGACTTTTGTGGATCATGTGAATCAAATGGAAAGTTCTGGATTATTATAA
- a CDS encoding DUF4269 domain-containing protein yields the protein MHSLQTNPFLGTDYLQFGTAKQQELQRDLEEWKILKYLHGFKPTLAGTIPLDIDTDASDVDILVKFNIPAHLQKICYAKFRNLPNYSFSEKTIALRVTLICRFETKKFQYEIFGQSVEPTEQFAWIHMMVENRFLTLADPSFREEIRNLKKQGIKTEPAFCKVLDLNGDPYKTLVLWNQKTDDQIRELLLQRGYQTNPN from the coding sequence ATGCATTCCCTTCAAACCAATCCGTTCCTCGGCACTGACTACTTGCAGTTCGGAACGGCCAAACAACAGGAATTGCAACGTGATTTAGAAGAATGGAAAATTCTAAAATACTTACATGGTTTCAAACCCACACTTGCGGGCACAATCCCCTTAGATATTGATACAGACGCAAGTGATGTTGATATTCTTGTAAAATTTAACATCCCGGCCCATTTACAAAAAATTTGTTATGCCAAATTCCGTAATTTACCAAACTATAGTTTTTCCGAAAAAACCATTGCACTCCGCGTAACTCTCATTTGTCGATTTGAAACAAAAAAATTTCAATATGAAATCTTTGGGCAATCAGTAGAACCTACGGAACAGTTCGCTTGGATTCATATGATGGTAGAAAATCGGTTCCTAACATTGGCTGATCCATCATTTCGTGAGGAAATTCGAAATCTAAAAAAACAAGGGATCAAAACAGAACCTGCTTTTTGTAAAGTATTGGATTTGAATGGAGATCCTTATAAAACACTTGTGTTATGGAATCAAAAAACGGATGACCAGATTCGGGAATTACTTCTCCAAAGAGGATATCAAACCAATCCAAATTGA
- a CDS encoding alpha-ketoglutarate-dependent dioxygenase AlkB, giving the protein MYLFPRSESENLLPYDGLLLYIPHFLQLEESHRIFASLMEEIEWKPDEAILYGKHITTKRSVAWYAEKGFSYRYSGTTKTALPWSPLLLDLKTKVEMASKEIFNSCLLNLYHDGSEGMAWHSDDETSLLPNSTIASVSFGAERIFRYKHKKTGEQVELQLEHGSLLLMKDVIQRHWVHSLPKAMKVKRPRINLTFRQFGLV; this is encoded by the coding sequence ATGTACCTATTCCCAAGATCCGAATCTGAAAATTTATTACCTTATGATGGGTTATTGTTGTACATCCCACATTTTCTCCAATTAGAAGAATCCCATCGGATCTTTGCTTCCTTAATGGAAGAGATCGAATGGAAACCAGATGAAGCCATCCTCTATGGAAAACATATCACCACTAAACGAAGTGTGGCTTGGTATGCAGAGAAAGGTTTTTCCTATCGGTATTCAGGAACAACCAAAACAGCTCTTCCTTGGTCTCCTCTCCTTTTAGATTTAAAAACAAAAGTAGAAATGGCCTCTAAGGAAATTTTCAATTCTTGTTTGTTGAATTTATACCATGATGGAAGTGAAGGGATGGCTTGGCATAGCGATGATGAAACTTCCTTACTACCCAATTCTACGATTGCTTCTGTGAGTTTTGGCGCGGAACGAATCTTTCGTTACAAACATAAAAAAACGGGCGAACAGGTCGAATTGCAGTTAGAACATGGGAGTTTACTTTTAATGAAAGATGTCATACAAAGGCATTGGGTGCATTCTCTTCCCAAAGCAATGAAGGTCAAACGACCGAGGATCAATTTAACGTTTCGTCAATTTGGATTGGTTTGA
- a CDS encoding suppressor of fused domain protein, with the protein MNPSTPKVLYQEANPYGSFTAFLEDDGRTIYLYLQSHNNPEWPMKTLWVRNLIEAPEARVDEDFDVGLAPVLTKSEITDPKAQSSLTEDQIHFIWSEEGDAVALFVDEELQAFLPSWSGIKGIHGYAKFAKEEAPTASPLGDPENGVIAERVRTNRKFWESVAEKDHWKKAQQLRLDFLESKLGKHQTYWSADGGKYPSLGIASFLPKEYPGIKIFSTIGMSVQNQPSIELYHKDYENFSRIELVFAIQLMKDTEDKSETWIQHVLGEMVKFPWNTGIWFGHSHTIQNPRKDPDQLYLDFNWFVLRNVTEEIEQGSTETLPNLHGLVTENGKRANFLFLTPIATEERICFMREGSYKFWETWKKEGYSFFHDSERRMLEF; encoded by the coding sequence ATGAATCCGAGTACTCCTAAAGTTTTATACCAAGAAGCAAATCCATACGGTTCTTTTACTGCATTTTTAGAAGATGACGGAAGAACTATTTATCTCTACTTACAATCACATAACAATCCTGAGTGGCCAATGAAAACACTTTGGGTGCGGAACTTAATTGAGGCCCCCGAGGCACGAGTGGATGAGGATTTTGATGTTGGCCTTGCACCGGTCCTCACCAAATCAGAAATTACAGATCCAAAAGCACAAAGTTCCCTCACAGAAGACCAAATTCATTTTATTTGGTCAGAAGAAGGAGATGCAGTGGCATTATTTGTGGATGAAGAACTCCAAGCCTTTTTGCCTTCTTGGTCTGGGATCAAAGGCATTCATGGCTATGCAAAATTTGCAAAAGAAGAAGCACCTACCGCATCCCCACTAGGTGATCCAGAGAATGGTGTGATTGCCGAACGAGTAAGAACCAATCGTAAATTTTGGGAATCCGTTGCTGAAAAAGACCATTGGAAAAAAGCACAACAACTTCGATTGGATTTTTTAGAATCAAAACTTGGCAAACACCAAACCTATTGGTCAGCAGATGGTGGAAAGTATCCTTCGCTTGGCATCGCATCGTTTTTACCGAAAGAATATCCTGGAATCAAAATATTTTCGACGATTGGGATGAGTGTTCAAAACCAACCATCCATTGAACTCTATCACAAAGATTATGAAAACTTTTCTCGCATCGAACTTGTTTTTGCCATCCAACTTATGAAAGATACAGAAGATAAATCAGAAACATGGATCCAACATGTACTTGGTGAGATGGTGAAGTTCCCTTGGAACACAGGAATTTGGTTTGGACATTCTCATACGATTCAAAATCCGAGAAAAGATCCCGACCAACTCTATCTAGACTTCAATTGGTTCGTTCTACGCAACGTCACAGAGGAAATAGAGCAGGGTTCCACGGAAACTCTACCAAATCTTCATGGACTCGTCACAGAGAACGGGAAACGCGCTAATTTTCTATTCTTAACTCCTATCGCAACAGAAGAACGAATTTGTTTTATGCGAGAAGGATCATATAAGTTTTGGGAGACCTGGAAGAAGGAAGGATATAGTTTCTTTCACGACAGTGAACGAAGAATGTTAGAATTCTAG
- a CDS encoding medium chain dehydrogenase/reductase family protein: MLREVYRIEKTGSIDHLHRKKELLRPPEGDEVTIEVKAIGLNFADVFSIYGLYSATPKGSFIPGLEFAGKIVKIGPNVKDFEVGDSVFGVTRFGAYTTHLNISEKTVFALPKGWSMQDGAAIVVQALTAYYALVPLGQVKEGDHVLIHSAAGGVGIMAGHIAKKKKAIPIGLVGDSVKFSILEEVGYDYFLIRSPHFKQEMQKILSEHPLKIVLECLGGRYFQDSYDLMAPMGRLITYGSANFTPSHSFRNWLSIAYSYLSRPKIDPLSMISENKSVMGFNLIWLWNEIDELRKHFSDLMMLSLPKQTIGHEFAFEKIHDALRTFQSGQTIGKIVINVP; encoded by the coding sequence ATGTTAAGAGAAGTCTATCGCATCGAAAAAACCGGATCTATTGATCACCTTCATCGGAAAAAAGAACTCTTAAGGCCACCAGAAGGAGATGAAGTCACCATTGAAGTCAAAGCCATTGGACTTAACTTTGCGGATGTATTTTCGATTTATGGTTTGTACTCAGCAACTCCTAAAGGAAGTTTCATTCCAGGTTTAGAATTTGCGGGAAAAATCGTAAAAATAGGCCCAAATGTTAAGGATTTTGAGGTAGGAGATTCAGTGTTTGGTGTGACTCGCTTCGGTGCCTACACAACTCATCTTAACATTTCAGAAAAAACAGTATTCGCGCTTCCTAAGGGTTGGTCGATGCAAGATGGTGCTGCCATTGTTGTACAAGCACTCACTGCATACTATGCTCTCGTTCCACTCGGACAAGTGAAAGAAGGAGATCATGTTCTGATTCATAGCGCTGCTGGTGGTGTGGGTATCATGGCAGGTCATATCGCTAAGAAAAAAAAAGCAATTCCTATCGGACTTGTAGGTGATTCCGTTAAGTTTTCGATCTTAGAAGAGGTTGGTTATGATTATTTTCTCATTAGATCTCCTCATTTTAAACAAGAGATGCAGAAAATTTTATCAGAACATCCATTAAAAATAGTTTTAGAATGTTTAGGTGGTCGTTATTTTCAGGACAGTTATGATCTAATGGCACCAATGGGAAGACTTATTACTTATGGTAGTGCGAACTTCACACCATCACATTCATTCCGAAATTGGCTATCGATTGCTTATTCTTACCTCTCACGACCAAAAATTGATCCATTATCGATGATTTCAGAGAATAAATCAGTGATGGGATTCAATTTAATATGGTTGTGGAATGAAATTGATGAACTTAGAAAACATTTTTCCGATTTAATGATGTTATCATTACCAAAACAAACCATCGGACATGAGTTTGCGTTCGAAAAAATACACGATGCACTCCGTACATTTCAATCGGGACAAACGATTGGTAAGATTGTTATCAATGTTCCGTAG
- the gcvT gene encoding glycine cleavage system aminomethyltransferase GcvT, whose amino-acid sequence MVPESDREKAVELKQTPLHTIHKEMGAKMVPFGGWDMPVQYTGIIQEHLTTRSAAGLFDVSHMGEIFVTGKEDEVLSFLESVTCNTISSMKPGQVQYNAVVNEAGGLVDDITVYKFNESKYMICSNASNYPAVTNHLEKYKKGNVTVVDDSKNWHQIALQGPNADQIFSKYLGKDLSSILYYHFEEMNWKGETIIVSRTGYTGEDGFEIYTSNTLGVILWKDLLEIGKEFGLAPVGLGARDTLRLEAKYPLYGHELNAEWTPVESGINFIVKEKPIPYLGYDRIIAEKKNGPKRKIVGILLMEPGVLRENFPIFSKEGKEIGKSTSGTHSPSRKESLGLAILETEFTKNQTEVFVEIRGQKKLAKVETGAFIQGSVRNNR is encoded by the coding sequence ATGGTTCCAGAGTCTGATCGAGAGAAAGCCGTGGAACTAAAACAAACCCCTTTACATACAATTCATAAAGAAATGGGAGCCAAGATGGTTCCTTTTGGCGGATGGGACATGCCTGTTCAATATACTGGTATCATCCAAGAACATTTGACCACAAGATCGGCTGCGGGACTCTTTGACGTTTCGCATATGGGCGAAATTTTTGTGACAGGAAAAGAAGATGAGGTTCTCAGTTTTTTAGAATCAGTTACTTGTAATACCATCTCTAGTATGAAACCAGGACAAGTGCAATACAATGCTGTGGTGAATGAAGCTGGTGGTCTTGTGGACGACATCACAGTTTATAAATTCAACGAATCTAAATATATGATTTGTTCTAATGCTTCTAACTACCCTGCCGTAACAAACCATTTAGAAAAATATAAAAAAGGAAACGTAACTGTCGTTGATGATAGTAAAAACTGGCATCAAATTGCATTACAAGGGCCCAATGCTGATCAAATTTTTTCTAAATACCTGGGAAAGGACTTAAGTTCTATCCTTTATTATCATTTTGAAGAAATGAATTGGAAAGGAGAGACCATCATCGTATCTCGCACTGGTTATACGGGAGAAGATGGATTTGAAATTTATACATCCAACACACTTGGTGTCATTCTCTGGAAAGATTTATTGGAAATAGGAAAAGAGTTTGGTCTGGCTCCTGTTGGGCTTGGGGCTCGCGACACTCTCCGGCTCGAAGCCAAATATCCTCTCTATGGCCATGAACTGAATGCGGAATGGACACCAGTAGAATCGGGAATCAACTTTATCGTGAAAGAAAAACCAATCCCTTACTTGGGATATGACCGAATCATCGCAGAAAAAAAGAATGGTCCCAAACGTAAAATTGTGGGCATTCTCCTGATGGAACCTGGTGTTTTACGAGAAAATTTCCCGATTTTTTCGAAGGAAGGGAAGGAAATTGGCAAATCTACCTCAGGAACCCACTCCCCCAGTCGCAAAGAATCCCTAGGCCTTGCCATTCTTGAAACCGAATTCACTAAAAACCAAACGGAAGTATTTGTGGAGATTCGTGGACAAAAGAAATTGGCTAAAGTAGAGACTGGAGCCTTTATCCAAGGCAGTGTTCGAAACAATCGCTAA
- the gcvH gene encoding glycine cleavage system protein GcvH — MADTQARDGYYYTEKHEWVKVEGDVALVGITDFAQNALGDIVFIDLPKPGKQIKAKDSLGTIESVKAAEDLYSPISGEVLETNATLGSNPAAVNADPFDTWMVKLKNIQTSELGSLLSSAQYKEYVSKLD; from the coding sequence ATGGCAGATACACAAGCAAGAGACGGTTATTATTATACTGAAAAACATGAATGGGTAAAAGTAGAGGGTGATGTGGCTCTTGTTGGAATCACTGACTTTGCACAGAATGCCCTAGGTGACATTGTTTTTATCGACTTACCAAAACCGGGAAAACAAATCAAAGCCAAAGACAGCCTGGGAACGATTGAATCAGTGAAAGCGGCAGAAGATTTATATTCTCCTATTTCCGGTGAAGTGCTGGAGACAAATGCAACTCTTGGTTCCAATCCCGCAGCCGTAAATGCAGACCCTTTTGATACTTGGATGGTAAAATTAAAGAACATCCAAACTTCCGAACTCGGAAGCCTTCTCTCAAGCGCACAGTATAAAGAATACGTATCCAAACTGGATTAA
- the gcvP gene encoding aminomethyl-transferring glycine dehydrogenase, with product MSSVKPTSPLHSPYEESLEPSDTFLRRHVGVTEETVTAMLSTIGYKELDDLINDAVPENIRLRKELSLPKPIGEYALQRELKKIVSKNKIYRSYLGLGYYSCITPAVIQRNILENPGWYTAYTPYQAEIAQGRMEALINFQTMITDMTGMEIANASLLDEGTAAAEAMNMLFSLKEDTQGKSFFVSQSVHPQTLDVIRTRAIPLGINIVVGSFKKMVPSNDFFGAIVQYPSTDGTIYDYSEFIESLHKVGAKTVVAADLLALTILKAPGEMNADVVVGSTQRFGLPLGFGGPHAGYYATKEEYKRNMPGRLIGVSKDSQGKPGYRLSLQTREQHIRRDKATSNICTAQVLLAVLSSMYAVYHGPKGLKQIASRVHRMTTILATGLEKLGYKIISNPYFDTIRVELSKISSAEIIHYAEEREINIRQVSGHVISISLDETTNLKDIKDLLEIFNENKALHFQLEDLTAKEEWKIPELMERKSEYLTHPVFNSFHTETEMLRYIRRLEAKDLSLTTSMIALGSCTMKLNASTEMYPVTWPELANIHPFVPENQTEGYRTLFSQLEKWLCEITGFAEVSLQPNAGSQGEYAGLLAIRNFHQSRNDMHRDICLIPISAHGTNPASAVMAGFKVVPVNCDTNGNIDVADLKKKAIEYKDSLGALMVTYPSTHGVFEASIKEICQAIHDNGGQVYMDGANMNAQVGLTRPADIGADVCHLNLHKTFCIPHGGGGPGVGPIGVAEHLAPFLPGHSLVENGSNNSQWAVSAAPWGSASIIVISWAYIAMLGFEGLQFATKVAILNANYIAKKLESSFPVLYRGNKGLVAHECILDMRGFKKTSAVEVEDIAKRLIDYGFHSPTMSFPVPGTLMVEPTESESKEELDRFIDSMLAIAGEIKDIESGVLSKEDNPLKNSPHTADMVISDSWKHSYPRERAAYPLPWLRARKFWPSVGRVDNVYGDRNLVCSCIPMEDYAV from the coding sequence GTGAGTTCTGTAAAACCTACATCACCTCTCCATTCCCCTTACGAAGAATCATTGGAACCAAGCGATACTTTCCTCCGACGCCATGTTGGTGTCACAGAGGAAACTGTTACCGCAATGCTTTCCACCATTGGTTACAAGGAATTGGATGATCTCATCAACGATGCAGTTCCCGAAAACATTCGTTTGCGAAAGGAACTAAGCCTTCCAAAACCGATTGGTGAGTATGCTTTACAAAGAGAACTGAAGAAAATCGTATCAAAAAATAAAATCTATAGATCCTACTTGGGTCTTGGATATTATTCTTGTATCACACCTGCCGTAATCCAAAGAAATATTTTAGAAAATCCGGGTTGGTATACTGCTTACACTCCTTACCAAGCAGAAATTGCACAAGGCCGTATGGAAGCTCTCATTAACTTCCAAACGATGATCACTGACATGACAGGAATGGAAATTGCCAACGCCTCCCTACTGGATGAAGGAACCGCTGCTGCCGAAGCGATGAATATGCTCTTCTCTCTCAAAGAAGATACACAAGGAAAATCATTTTTTGTTTCTCAATCGGTGCATCCACAAACCTTAGATGTGATTCGTACACGTGCCATTCCTCTCGGAATCAATATCGTTGTGGGATCTTTTAAGAAGATGGTTCCTTCCAATGATTTTTTTGGAGCGATTGTCCAATACCCATCCACTGATGGAACCATTTATGACTACAGTGAATTTATAGAAAGTTTACACAAGGTGGGTGCCAAAACTGTAGTCGCTGCGGATCTTTTAGCACTTACCATCTTAAAAGCACCGGGTGAAATGAATGCGGACGTGGTTGTGGGAAGTACACAACGTTTTGGATTGCCTCTTGGATTTGGTGGACCGCATGCCGGATACTACGCTACCAAAGAAGAATACAAACGAAACATGCCTGGTCGTCTCATTGGTGTGTCCAAAGATTCACAAGGAAAACCTGGTTACCGCCTAAGCCTACAAACACGAGAACAACATATCCGTCGTGACAAAGCAACGTCTAACATTTGTACAGCGCAAGTTTTACTCGCTGTTTTATCTTCGATGTACGCCGTTTACCATGGGCCAAAAGGTTTAAAACAAATTGCTTCCCGTGTCCACCGGATGACAACCATCCTTGCCACTGGACTTGAAAAACTCGGATACAAAATCATTTCGAATCCATACTTCGATACCATTCGTGTGGAGTTGTCTAAAATTTCCTCTGCAGAGATCATTCACTATGCAGAAGAAAGAGAAATCAATATCAGACAAGTTTCAGGTCACGTGATCAGCATCTCTTTAGATGAAACCACCAATCTAAAAGATATCAAAGACCTACTCGAAATTTTTAACGAAAACAAAGCCCTTCATTTCCAATTAGAAGATCTTACTGCAAAAGAAGAATGGAAAATTCCAGAACTTATGGAAAGAAAGTCTGAGTATCTGACTCATCCTGTTTTCAATAGTTTCCATACAGAAACAGAAATGTTGCGTTACATCCGTAGACTCGAAGCCAAAGATTTATCTCTCACCACGTCTATGATTGCGCTTGGGTCTTGTACGATGAAACTCAATGCATCGACTGAGATGTATCCTGTCACTTGGCCAGAACTTGCAAATATCCATCCTTTTGTTCCGGAAAACCAAACTGAAGGATACCGAACTCTTTTTAGCCAATTAGAAAAATGGCTTTGTGAAATCACTGGTTTTGCGGAAGTTTCTCTCCAACCTAACGCTGGTTCGCAAGGAGAATATGCAGGTTTACTAGCCATTCGAAATTTCCACCAAAGTCGTAATGATATGCATAGAGACATCTGTCTCATTCCTATCTCTGCACATGGAACCAACCCCGCATCTGCAGTGATGGCTGGATTCAAAGTGGTGCCAGTCAATTGTGATACCAATGGGAATATTGACGTGGCTGATCTAAAGAAAAAAGCGATCGAATACAAAGATAGTTTAGGTGCCCTTATGGTGACCTATCCTTCCACTCATGGTGTGTTTGAAGCTTCCATCAAAGAAATTTGCCAAGCCATTCACGATAACGGTGGTCAGGTGTATATGGATGGAGCCAATATGAATGCCCAAGTGGGACTCACAAGGCCTGCTGATATTGGAGCGGACGTTTGCCATTTAAATCTACATAAAACTTTTTGTATCCCTCATGGTGGTGGTGGACCAGGTGTTGGCCCGATTGGAGTGGCAGAACATTTAGCACCTTTCCTTCCTGGGCACAGCCTTGTGGAAAATGGATCGAATAACAGCCAATGGGCGGTCTCCGCTGCCCCTTGGGGATCAGCTTCCATCATTGTGATCTCTTGGGCTTACATTGCGATGCTTGGTTTCGAAGGATTACAATTTGCAACTAAGGTGGCGATTCTCAATGCCAACTACATTGCTAAAAAATTAGAGTCTTCGTTTCCCGTATTGTATCGCGGAAACAAAGGGCTTGTGGCCCACGAATGTATTTTAGATATGCGTGGTTTCAAAAAAACAAGTGCCGTTGAAGTAGAAGATATTGCCAAACGTTTGATCGACTACGGATTCCACTCACCTACCATGTCCTTCCCTGTTCCTGGAACTTTAATGGTAGAACCAACTGAGTCAGAATCCAAAGAAGAACTTGATAGATTCATTGATTCTATGTTAGCCATTGCAGGTGAAATCAAAGACATCGAATCAGGAGTTCTTTCGAAAGAAGACAATCCTTTAAAAAATTCTCCTCACACTGCAGACATGGTCATTAGTGATTCTTGGAAACATTCCTATCCAAGAGAACGAGCTGCCTACCCATTGCCCTGGCTACGTGCTCGTAAGTTCTGGCCGAGTGTTGGCCGCGTGGACAACGTGTATGGAGACAGGAATCTTGTTTGTTCCTGTATTCCTATGGAAGACTACGCCGTTTAG
- a CDS encoding ferredoxin, which translates to MFYEKHIFVCENQRAPGERVSCGNQGSIELLKLLKLKAAKAGIEYKFRVQKSGCLDRCELGPIQVSYPEGKWFAMKTEADVETILEFYLKTDQPERYKHLIVSDDTVA; encoded by the coding sequence ATGTTTTACGAAAAACATATTTTTGTTTGTGAAAACCAAAGGGCACCCGGCGAACGGGTGTCTTGCGGGAATCAAGGTTCTATCGAACTATTAAAACTCCTGAAACTAAAAGCAGCGAAAGCTGGAATTGAATACAAGTTTCGTGTTCAAAAATCCGGTTGTCTCGATCGGTGTGAACTGGGTCCCATCCAAGTTTCCTACCCGGAAGGCAAGTGGTTTGCCATGAAAACAGAAGCAGACGTAGAAACCATTTTGGAATTTTATTTAAAAACGGACCAACCAGAAAGATACAAGCACCTAATCGTCTCAGACGATACAGTGGCCTAA
- a CDS encoding cytochrome c: protein MNKTYDVKSVSIPKFSKPMDIAEGKRLYQSRGCGDCHDVDGSGRTFIEDPALGTFSGANLTSGKGGILADRTDEELAIAIRHGVGKNGRALLFMPSTDFQGMTNEDVGKLISFLRSSPAIDKPLGEIKAGPLGRFLFLIGEIPVFVSAEIINHEANHITKIIPSISLEYGKYVASTCTGCHGFSLKGGPIQGAPPEWPAAQDISKNGLTHYTESTFIKTIRTGKRPDGSEMKFPMPWKSLGQLNDTELKALWMYLQTI, encoded by the coding sequence ATGAACAAAACGTACGATGTAAAGTCGGTTTCTATTCCAAAATTTTCCAAACCTATGGATATTGCTGAAGGAAAACGTCTTTATCAATCCAGAGGATGTGGAGATTGCCATGACGTTGACGGAAGTGGAAGAACCTTTATCGAAGATCCAGCACTTGGAACTTTTTCTGGTGCTAACCTAACATCAGGTAAAGGAGGAATTTTGGCCGACAGAACCGATGAAGAATTGGCCATTGCCATCCGTCATGGTGTCGGCAAAAATGGCAGGGCATTATTATTTATGCCGTCAACTGATTTCCAAGGAATGACCAATGAAGATGTTGGAAAATTAATCTCTTTCCTCCGTTCTTCACCGGCGATAGACAAACCTCTAGGGGAGATCAAAGCTGGACCACTGGGTAGATTTCTTTTTTTAATTGGAGAAATTCCCGTCTTTGTATCAGCAGAGATCATCAACCACGAAGCTAATCACATAACAAAAATTATACCATCGATATCATTAGAATATGGTAAGTATGTAGCCTCGACTTGTACGGGGTGCCATGGTTTTAGTTTGAAAGGTGGTCCCATCCAAGGAGCTCCTCCCGAATGGCCAGCAGCTCAAGATATTAGCAAAAATGGTTTAACACATTATACGGAATCAACTTTTATAAAAACCATCAGAACAGGAAAACGTCCTGATGGTTCCGAGATGAAATTCCCAATGCCTTGGAAAAGTTTGGGCCAATTGAATGATACCGAACTCAAAGCTCTTTGGATGTATCTACAAACAATATAG